The following are from one region of the Candidatus Rokuibacteriota bacterium genome:
- a CDS encoding DctP family TRAP transporter solute-binding subunit: protein MKALLALAVTLVLATPASAQQVKIRFAGNLPPENSNSRAMEVFKHEVERLSAGGMLVDTFPAMQLGGAKDNLDQVKTGTLQAAYLSTAFMTGFVSKLGVFNLPFIFKDRETAFRVLDGPIGKEIEREMEKAGFKNLGFWENGWRHMTNSKRPITTRDDLSGLKIRLQNNSVHLRTFKLLGANPVPMDIKEVYSAMQQGVIDGHENPFCNTLNLKFYEVQKYLSVSGHFYDLMGAIMNKRFYDGLSKDRQGIIDRAARGATEFQRKQAAEDDLKCLEQLKQKGMQVNTMSPPALEKFREVTLPVYKEFEKELTKDLIDRFAAANR, encoded by the coding sequence ATGAAAGCCTTACTCGCGCTCGCGGTCACGCTCGTCCTGGCCACGCCGGCCAGCGCGCAGCAGGTCAAGATCCGCTTCGCGGGAAACCTGCCGCCAGAGAACTCGAACTCGCGGGCCATGGAGGTCTTCAAGCACGAAGTGGAACGGCTGTCGGCCGGCGGCATGCTGGTGGACACATTCCCGGCGATGCAGCTCGGAGGCGCCAAGGACAACCTCGACCAGGTGAAGACCGGTACCCTCCAGGCCGCCTACCTGTCCACGGCCTTCATGACCGGCTTCGTGTCGAAGCTCGGCGTGTTCAACCTGCCGTTCATCTTCAAGGATCGCGAGACGGCCTTCCGCGTCCTCGACGGGCCCATCGGCAAGGAGATCGAGCGCGAGATGGAGAAGGCGGGCTTCAAGAACCTCGGGTTCTGGGAGAACGGCTGGCGGCACATGACGAACAGCAAGCGGCCGATCACGACGCGGGACGATCTCTCCGGGCTCAAGATCCGTCTCCAGAACAACAGCGTTCATCTCCGGACGTTCAAGCTGCTCGGCGCGAACCCGGTGCCGATGGACATCAAGGAGGTCTACTCGGCGATGCAGCAGGGCGTCATCGACGGGCACGAGAACCCCTTCTGCAACACCCTGAACCTGAAATTCTACGAGGTGCAGAAGTACCTCTCGGTGAGCGGCCACTTCTACGACCTGATGGGCGCCATCATGAACAAGCGCTTCTACGACGGGCTCTCCAAGGACCGGCAGGGGATCATCGACCGTGCCGCGCGCGGCGCGACCGAGTTCCAGCGGAAGCAGGCGGCCGAGGACGACCTGAAGTGCCTCGAGCAGCTCAAGCAGAAGGGCATGCAGGTCAACACGATGTCGCCGCCGGCGCTCGAGAAGTTCCGCGAGGTAACGCTTCCGGTATACAAGGAGTTCGAGAAGGAGCTGACGAAAGACCTCATCGACCGGTTCGCCGCGGCCAACCGCTAG